GACGATGAAGGTGGTGAGCAGGATCGGCTCATGGAACGGGAATGATTCCCAGGTCAGCCGACCAAAGACGGATTTGAGCAGTGAGTCAGACATCGTGCTTCCGTTCGCGGGGGATCAGGCCCGCACGGCGCGGGTGGCGCCGGGGACGGGGAGGGGGGAAACCGCGGACATGTCGCGGTTGCGCTGGTCGCCGGGCCTGGTCTGCCCTGGCGCACCCGGCTGCTCGGGTTTGGTGACGTTCGGACCCGAGCCCTTGTCTTCAGGCGCCTTTTGAAGCGCCGGCACCGGCTTTTCGCCCATGATCGGCGCAGCACCACGCCCCGGCGCCATCCCCGCGCCCATGCGATGATCGCCGGGGGTGCCGCCGCCCCGCGCCATGTCGCGTGCCATCACGTCTATCATGCAGGGCTTGCCGGCCTCGACGCAGCGGTTGACGATGCGGTCGAACAGGCCGGACTGCACGGAGGCGAAGCGCATCACCGGCACCTTCTCGCTGGGCTTGGCGAGATCGATATAGTTGGCGGTCTGAAGGGCGCGGCCGCCTGCCTTTATGCGCGAAACCCAGCGGTCGAAGTCGGCCGGGGTCTGGCCGTAGAATTTGAACCGCATGTCCGAATAGCCCCGACCTGTATAGTTGCCCGAATAGCCCTCGCTCGTGACCGGCTTGTTGATGACGGCGTTCAGCTCGGACTTCATCGTCGGCATCGCGTAGATCATGCCCGCGAGCGTCGGCACGTACAGGGTGTTGAACTGGTCGGTCGAGGTGATCGAGAAATGCACGGGCACGTCGACCGGGAGCGCCAGCTCGTTCACCGTGGCGATACCAAGGTCAGGGTAGACGAACAGCCACTTCCAATCGAGCGCGATCGCCTGGACCTCGAGCGGCTTGGTGCCGGCAGGAATCGGCCGGCCCGGCCCGAGGCGCTCCAACGGACGGAACGGATCGAGGAGGTGCGTGCTCGTCCAGGTCACGGCGCTGAGCGCGATGATGATCAGGAGCGGGCACGCCCAGATCACCAGCTCGAGCGTTGTCGAATGGTCGAACTTCGGATCGTAGGTCTTGTTGGCGTTGCCCCGCCGGTACTTTCGGGCGAACACCACCGTCAGCACCATGACCGGCACGATGATCAGCAGCATCACACCTGTCGAGAACAGGATGAGGTCGCGCTGCTGGACGGCGATGTCGCCGGCCGGGTCCAGGACCACCATGTTGCAGCCACCGAGCAGCGCGGGTAGCGCCAACGCAGGCAGGCGCAAAGCCCACCGGATGAGGTTCGATCCTGTTCTCAACATGCGTTCCCGCTAATCCTCCCATCGTCGACCGACTTTGACCGGGGTCAAAGGTCGGCTGATTGCTTGAAGCTAGGCTGAAACCATCATCGGCCCAGATCGTTGCGACCCACGTGCGCAACCTGCCTGGGGCGGGCGGTATGGAGGACGTTGAGGGATGGTAGCCAGTACCCTGGGCACGGCGAATTCGACGCCGCTGGAGCGCGACGCGCGCCTGATTAATGCCCGTGAGCACAAGGTTCGTCCAGCAGATATCGCCGTCGGCGTAATCATCGGCCGATCGACGGAGTTCTTCGACTTCTTCGTCTACGCCATCGCATCAGTTCTCGTCTTCCCGAGCCTGATATTCCCGAACGTTAGCGCACTCCAAGGTACCATCTACTC
This window of the Sphingomonas sp. FARSPH genome carries:
- the cyoA gene encoding ubiquinol oxidase subunit II, with translation MVVLDPAGDIAVQQRDLILFSTGVMLLIIVPVMVLTVVFARKYRRGNANKTYDPKFDHSTTLELVIWACPLLIIIALSAVTWTSTHLLDPFRPLERLGPGRPIPAGTKPLEVQAIALDWKWLFVYPDLGIATVNELALPVDVPVHFSITSTDQFNTLYVPTLAGMIYAMPTMKSELNAVINKPVTSEGYSGNYTGRGYSDMRFKFYGQTPADFDRWVSRIKAGGRALQTANYIDLAKPSEKVPVMRFASVQSGLFDRIVNRCVEAGKPCMIDVMARDMARGGGTPGDHRMGAGMAPGRGAAPIMGEKPVPALQKAPEDKGSGPNVTKPEQPGAPGQTRPGDQRNRDMSAVSPLPVPGATRAVRA